From the genome of Microscilla marina ATCC 23134, one region includes:
- a CDS encoding PsbP-related protein gives MKQLSYILIICLLWACGETTTQSSNTSDTSTTTVNKNDNDTPPAKAENNLLDHEKFSLKYPKNWKKSNNTNKAGELANLVIETTSAQDRFRETLSIFIRRADTQPFTLESFASIVKEQLKKEQPTAKIVEEEMKPTYFEVEYVGDYKDQQMKWRQRAWVNGKEAFVVVYMAGHDDFKAHEPEVNLMMNSFKIK, from the coding sequence ATGAAACAATTGAGTTATATTTTAATCATTTGCCTACTTTGGGCTTGTGGAGAAACCACTACACAATCGAGTAATACCAGTGATACATCTACCACTACAGTCAATAAAAACGATAATGATACACCACCAGCAAAAGCAGAAAACAACTTACTCGATCACGAAAAGTTTTCACTAAAATATCCTAAAAACTGGAAAAAGAGTAACAATACCAACAAAGCAGGAGAATTAGCAAATTTAGTGATTGAGACAACTTCTGCTCAAGACCGTTTTCGTGAAACGCTCAGTATATTTATTCGACGTGCCGACACCCAACCCTTTACCCTTGAAAGTTTTGCCAGTATCGTAAAAGAGCAACTCAAAAAAGAACAACCTACCGCCAAAATTGTGGAGGAAGAAATGAAGCCCACCTATTTTGAAGTGGAGTATGTAGGAGACTATAAAGATCAGCAAATGAAATGGAGACAACGCGCTTGGGTCAATGGAAAAGAGGCTTTTGTAGTGGTATATATGGCTGGTCACGATGATTTTAAAGCGCACGAACCGGAAGTTAACCTCATGATGAACTCTTTTAAAATAAAATAA